GCCATAAAGTGCCAATCTTAGCATGTCAGGCCCCTGAGGATAAAGGCCAGAGTCCTTACCCTATGTGCTCTCCCTTTTATCCCCAGACACTGGCCTGTTTGCTCTCTGCTGGTAGGCACGCTGGTCTTCCAGATGCTTTGTGCCTTCTCCTGCCTTGGGGTCTCTGCATATGCTGTTCCTCTGTTTGGACAGCTCCTCAccatctctctccacccccacctcgcCAACCCTTTTCCTAAGTATCTCCTGTTCATCCCTTGAGCTTAACTCAAATGTCTCTTCCATGGAGAATCCTCATCTGTTGTCAGGGAACATCTTAAACCCCCAGGTGATATCCTTTCGCAATTTGCCATTGCTTTCCTTTATGATAAGTAGCATGATAAACCATGATGTATTTGTGGTattatttgattaatatttacCTCTAACCCTAGACTCTAAGTTTCTTGGGTTAAGGGGCTTCTTTGTCTTGTTAACAGCATATTTCAGGCACATTGACTATTttataataggtgctcaataaatatttggagaatgaatgaatgtcagaCTCACACATCTACAATGATATTCCCACAGCTGCACTGCGTCAGCGCTGGAATTTACTGCATCAACAGCCATTGTTTGATTAAAGGGTGGAGAAGAGAGGCCCTGCGCCACTGGGGACTGGGCACATGTGCAGGGTGGTGACTGGGGCCTGTGCACAAGCCCCCCCACGCCCCTTCCCCAGATCTGTACATCCACAGGGTGTCTCTGCCAGTGAACAGGGAAAGAACACTCCCCGGCTGCCCACTTTTCCTGGCACATGGCCAGTCTTACTATATATAAGGGGAACCAATGGGGCTCTGTGATCCCATAAACATCCTCAGCCAAACAGAGCCGGAAGAATTCTCCCACACATGGTTTTAGTCAACAATTTCTACTTGCTTTAAGACCTAGCATTAAGTTTACCTTCTCTGAGACACCCTTCCTGCTTTGGTAGTCAGGATTCTTTTAACTGAAAGCACCAGAAACCAAATTCCGAAGAGAATGttgaaacagaaaatatactggggcacctgggtggctcagtcagttaaacatctgactttggttttagcctaggtcacgatctcagggtcatgagatcgagccccacctggggctctgtgctcagcagggagtctgcgtgagattatctcttcctctgctcctccccctgcttaaactctctctctctctaaaataaataaaccaatctttcttttaaaaaaggaaagaaaatttattgGCAGGATGTCAAGTGATCCCACATAGTTTTGGGGTGTTCGAGGGCAGTTGGGCTTCAGGGATTCAAACACAGCCTGGAATCAGTCTCTGCATCTCTTTCTTTGCATGCCAGCATCATTCTCTCAATCCTGCTTCTTCCACAAAGTAGGAAACGTGGCTGTCAACAGCCCCCACATCACACATCTTTCAGCTTCACTATGAGAGAGGAACTGCCTGTTTCCTTATTTGCGATTCAGAAAATCCTGGCGGAGAATTTTTTGGCTGATCAGCAATAGCCAGGGCAGCAGGGTCATGTGCCATAGATAGGGTCTTTGGGGACCCAGTTATGTTTCCAGAGACAGGGCcaagtttccacatctgtaacaCGGGGAATTAGTTATTTCTTCCAGTGTTGTGCTTGGCACCTTGGCACATTGTTCAGGTGTGATCTTTGGGATCCCTCATCATGACTGTGGAAGCCTGGGAGAGGAGGGTCACTGACAGGAAGCTTGGCTGAGAAGCTATACCCCCTGAGTGTAAGAGGGGCTTCCCACTTAGGGCAGGGGCTTAGAGATCACCAACAGTTACTCTCCTATAAGTGAGCTAATTTCCACCTTAGCACGTGGCTCACCAGATAACAGTTTTTCCCAGTCTTCTTGTCCTAGCATGGCCAAGAGACTCCATTCTATGCAATGGGCTATACACACAGTGTGCCTTATGGGGAATCATAGAGTGCCCTTCTTTACTTGGAGCAGCTGTCATGTACACTGAAGGGGAAACTGATGAGGATAGCAGAGTAACTATATAAGAAGCAAGAAGTTAGCACACTGCAGAGGTCCATGTGTGAGGAAAATGAACTGTTGAAACCACTGTTATTTTGGCATTTGGGTTTCTCACAGCCAAACTCAATACTGCCATCATTCCTATGCAGGAAAGGAGCAAAAGTTTCTGTTACCAGTGGCAGTAAGTAGTAGGGCCCATAGATGACCTTCTACCTGCAGGTCTATCAGCAACAGTTCCTGTCCATGTCCCCATTTCAGTTGTCTGGGGAATGCTGGTTCCTGCCTTTCCTGCCCCGGCTTTCTTCCCAGTGTGTTTTCCCACAGCACATTTCCTGCTCAGTCGGGCCACCCTAAAGCAGGAATCTGAGTCCAAGTGACACTGCTTCTATTGGACAAGACTTGTCTCCACACTCTTTTACTCTGCCACCATTATCAAGTGGCCCCTTCTATTCACTTTGGCCAAAAGAGGGTTATTTGACATGGACCACAGGCTAGGGCCTCTGTGGTGGGGTTTCTGGATACTGTGTGTTTTTGTGAGCCACTGTATAGGTACACATGTGGTGTGTATGCCTGGACTTGTGTCCAGTGCCAACATTAACAGAATAGATGGTGACCAAAAGAACAGAGCAGGGTCTGGACATCATCCTGCATGGTGGCCAAGGTGCAGGGAGACACTCAAAGGCCCGGGGCAGCTATTTTTAGCTGTTACAGACCTAGGTCAGTAATTTAACAAGTCGTTTAGATATATTGTGTATGCTATCTAAGTAttagtatttgtgtgtgtgtgtgtgtgtgtaagacttAAGACTTGGGGTGCTGGTACAACCCAGGGAGAAGGCCACGAGGGGTGTAGGTCCTGTTCTCTGACAATGGGAGAAGGTACAGAGGTCACCTAGGGTTCTTGACAAGCAGGCTGGGGCAGACAAGCGTCCTGGGGACAGGGACTGACCTCTTTAAGAAGCAGAAGAGACCTGGGACCTCTAGGGGAGCATGTGACAGTGTTGAGGAGTGCTGGAGGAATGGAGAAGACATCAGGTTCAAAGTAGGGAGGTCAGGGCAGAATCCCTACCACACCCACCCACCACCAACAACCACCTCATCAGAGTCCCCAAAGATACTGGCTCACTTGGCTGAGTTGGGTTGGAACTTTTATTCATGTCACATCCTTCACTCCCAGCACTGTTGTCTAGCCCAAAACTTCGTGGCTTAAGAGGCTGCTATGGGGATCAGCATTTGCCATCCTTCATGATCTGGATGTCCTGTTTGGTTTTCCTAGGATCACAGGAGACAAAGATGAGTCCCATCTCATCAGGGACTAGGAcaaacccttcagggaccctacCCTGCCTCCCTGGCCAGAATGCTGTAgcttcttctgcttctgctgcttcttcttcttcttttttttttttttagattttatttatttgacagagagagagagagatcacaagtaggcagagaggcaggcagagagagagagggaagcaggctccccgccaagcagagagcctaatgtagggctcgatcccaggaccctgagaccatgacctgagctgaaggcagaggcttaacccactgagccacccaggctcctcagaATGCTGTAGCTTCTGAAGACTGTCTTCCATGATCCTGATTAGCTCTGGCCCAGCTCAAGGGTTTTATTAATGAAGAAAGGGGATCTAATAGGTGATCAGACATACCAAGGTCATGTCTGGCCCTTCTCACCTTTCGACTCATTTCTTGCCTCTTCCCACTTGTCTTTAAACATCATACTCCAGTGTATccaatttcttacattttttcaaatacaaactttttttttctttccttctagacattttccaaactcatttcactACTTGGAATTACCTTTccttgttccttctctttctaagCCAATATCAGCTTATCTTTCAGAGCCAAGCTGGAAAGTCTTCCCTGCCCTTGTCCTTGCCCTGCACTCACAGAACCCTGAGTGCCCCAGTTTGAGCCTTGAGCATTCTATGCTACAGTTGGCTGACCATTAGTTTGACTTCCTCCTTAAACTACTACATGCCCCAGAGGGCCAGGGATGCTGTCTAGCTTATATCCTattgtatccccagtgcctaacatagtagacactcaataaataattattggttggaggaataaatgaacaaatgaagtcAACTAGTTGGTCAAGGGTAGAATGAGGGAAAGAAcccagggtttctttttttttttttttttaaagattttattagagagagagggagagagagcgagcacaggcagacagaatggcaggcagaggcagagggagaagcaggctccctgctgagcaaggagcccgatgtgggactcgatcccaggacgctgggatcatgacctgagccgaaggcagctgcttaacccactgagccacccaggcatcccaagaaccCAGGGTTTCTtcaccctccccaaccccctaccAGCTGAGGCTTTGTACTTGGAACCACATGCCTTCTTTGAAATATACTTGTGCTCATTCTGTTAGGGGCAATTTCAGAGGACTCTTCTCAAGCCAAGGTGTGTGAAGGAAGAGGCAGGTCAAGTCTTGTTCCTTTCACACTTGAATGCAGCAGAGTTGGGGCCCATCCAAGCAAGCTGAGGGGAATGAATGGGTTGGACTTACAGCCGGATCAAGCAGATCTGACATTCATTGTCATACGTGACACCATCAGTGCCACAGACCAGGTTGGATGTCTGGGAACAGACAGGAGACTCCTCCATGTGCTCACAGATGGGCtgtgaaagagaggaagggagggagggcacTCAGCACTTCAGGGGCAGTGAAGAGGGGCCAAGGGACTTTGCTTGGAGTAAGGGGCACCAGGGAAGAGCCAGATTCTAGAAGGCCCCAGTGTTGGTCCAGTGGATATGAAACTAACCACTCAGGGCCCCTTGGCATGTTTGCTTAGGTGTGCGTGCATGACTAGGTGTAGGGCTGTGCCTGTGTACACAAGTGTGTACCTGTGTCTGCTGAACCCAAGTCTGTGGGCATtcaagtgtgtgtctgtgtgtctgtgtgtcaggTGAGTTTATGGCCTCAAGCTCCTTGGGATGGGTTCACACACTTTTCAGAGGGTCTAACTAGAACCTCTGCTGTGGGTCCCGGTGAGGAACCCAAGAGACAGAACCACCAGCATTCCCACGGGGCCTCTCCTTACTGAGGGCTTCTCTACTCACCCTGGCTGACATGACCCATCAGGCCCCTGGTGCTGGAAGgctgaagaaatggaacaagGCTTAGGTCTTAAATGAGGCTATTCTGAAAGAATTTCAGGGCAGGTCTGAGGTCAGGGTAGAAGCTGGGTCAGGACTGGGATCGGAGCGTGGGACAGGATGGGGTGAAAGAGGCAGTCTGGTGGTGGTGGTCATAAGACTGAGAGTCTGACTTCCATGCTTATGAGTTGGGTGAAGTTGTGAGAGCCATCTCCACTCCTGgtccctcagtttcctcctctgcacaCACTGTAAATGAATAATAGTATTCTTCTCATGCAGGGTTAATTGAAATCATATATGTAGAAGTACTTGACTTCTTTGGCCCAATAATAGGCCTGGGTCTGATAGGCTGATAGTGGAGATGCTGAGGCTGCTGGATGGGAAGGCAGCTTTGAGCCCCCTTGGTGAAGGCTGGGTTGAGGGTCTCAGGGATGCCAGCACCACTGCCTTAGGATCCCTGCGGACATCAGGCCCAGGGCCAAGGTGGAACCAGGATTCAGGGACAACTTGGTGTCTGTCCTCTAGAGTAAAGGGATGGATGAATGATGGGGTGTGGTTGGGCGAGGCGTGACACAGGCTGGGGGCACCAGAATATCTATGGCCTGAACCCATAGCCTGTCCATCTTCACTACACAAAACAGAGTACATGCTCAGTCCTCAATAGCCCAGGCAGGGAATTTTGCTGGAGACCAGGTTGGGGAGATCTCTTGAGGTCCTGGAAGCCAAGTTTGGGACCTTGGCAAAGGGGCTGGGCCAACTCAGCCTGGAAGGGCAGCCCAGGGAGCCTGCAGGCTCAGGAGGCTACCCTAGCCACCTCGGAGCCATCAGTTACTTGAGCAggagtataaaaaagaaaaatgctggtTTCTTAGCATGGATGCAGAAGGAAGACCAGGACAGCAGCCCTGGAGCCCAACCTGGAAGGGGCTGCCTTACCATTCTTGGGGAGATCAGGCTTGTTGCCGACACGGGCATCTCTGAAAGGCAAAAGGACGAGTTAGGTGATGGTGTCCCTAGGCGCAGGTCTGGCATCTGAGGACTGAAAGACGAGTTAGGTGATGGTGTCTCTAGGCGCAGGTCTGGCATCTGGGGACTGTTTTGGGAGACCTGTTCCAGCTACTATCTAGTCTGGAATTCCTCAAGGAGAGGTATTGAGTCACCAGACCATGGGGGAATCTCAGAAAGCTGCTGTAACCTTGCGTTGCTAGAGCAGAGACAGAAAATCTAGGGTTAGGGAGGTGACAGTCCAGCCTCATCTTATTAGTCAGATCCCACTGGGATTGTTATATCCCATATCATACTGAAAGTAATTGAATTAGCATGAATCAAGCATGGAGAACACATGATCTTAACTCCTCTTCACATCTCTATCACCGTCGTGTAACAGGGAGGGAAGGATGCCGCGGTCCGCTACCCACATCCCACCCGCAGGCCAGACTGAGGTGCTCATTTCCTCAGCTGCTGTGAGTATTGGCCACTCACAGCAAGTTCCTTCCTAGAAACGACTCTCAGAAAACAGAGTACCTCACCCATGATCACATACCCTACCCAAGAACAGGCCATATCCAATGACAGGTCGATGTTGGTACAATAGCCAGAACCCCTCATTTCTACTAAATAATGCGGAAGGGCCACCCCAGCTCCAAAGCTCCCTGTGGGATCGTTGGGCAGAGCTGGGACCGCACACAAGTCTGTCACTCCCCAGCCTTTTTATATACACAGTTGTGCCTCTTGGCTCTTAAAGGTCTCGATGCCCTGCTTGCAGGACATAAACAAGCTGATGTGAGTGGAGAATGTGACAGGCAGATGAGGGAACGGAGCCACATCTAATGCCACAGGTGGAAGGAAGGGTGTCTATGTAAATTGGAGAAGGGCAGGCTGCTTCCTGAAGTCTCTATAGGGCTATCCCAGGGCCAAAGGAGAGAGGATCTCTTTTCAACCTCACAGGGCAGAGCCCATTCATGCGAGGAAGCTGTAGGGAGGCAGGTTTGAGTTCCAGAGTTTTCTCTCAGTGGAAACTGCCACAGTGAAGGAGGCTGTCTCCAGAAGCAGAGAGTTCTCCCATTACTGGAGGTATGCCTACCACTGTGGTTTTAGCTTTTCTTGGGGTTGCTATTATAAGAGATTTCCAAGATAGAtagggagaagggaattgaggtgAAGTGACCCCTGAAATGCTGTTTAAGCATGGCACATTAAGATGCAGACCCAGCACTACACTGCTTAAAACTCTCCTGTGATTGTGAAACTAGAAATGAGAAATTACCCAAGTGTCCTTCAACAGAATGGATAAACtatgatacatacatacactGGGATACAACTCAGAAATAAAATGAGCAAACAATGGTtatatgcaacaacatggctgAATCTCAAAACATTGAGcagaaaaagccagacacaaggcTACATACTACATGGAAGGGGTACCTTAGGCCAAGGTCAAGGGCAGCCTGGGGATAAATACAGCTTTCTATGTGACATTCTAGAACAGGCCAAACTAATttatggtgggggtgggggaagtagtTGACTCAAGGGTTGGATAAGGGAGAGGACTGACTAGCATGAGGGAAGTTTCTGGggtgttggaattttttttttttttaatttttattttaagtaggctccacacccaacatgcaGCTCCAACTCataattctgagatcaagagtctcatgttctactgactgacacagccaggtgctccagaaatgttttatatctttaaaattttatttatttgtcagagagagggcacgaagaagggcagaaggagagggaaaagcaggctccttgctgagcaaggagcctgatgtgggactcaatccaggaccttgggattaagacctgagttgaaggcagatgctaggccaattgagccacccaggcatcctaatgttttgtatcttttatttttttttaaagattttatttatttatttgacagagacacattttgagagagaaaacataagcagggggagtgggagagggagaagcaggcctcccactgagcagggatcgctatgtgggacttaatcccagatcccagatgcaggacttgatcccatgaccctgggatcatgacttgagctgaaggcagacacttaatgactgagccatccagacacccctaatGTTTTGTATCTTGATAGAGATTTGGGTTACACATGTATGTGCATTGTCAAAATTCATTGAATAAGATTCACTGAGTgataagatttgtttatttcacgGCACATAACTGTTGgacaaaaaagcattaaaaaaatataaaggccttctatggctcctgtgatctcaGAGCTCCTTTATCTTTAAGGGCCCTATGTAAGCTGATAAAAAACTTCCTCCTAGACTCACTTACTAGGACACCTCCCCATGTTTCTATGCCTCAGCTCTTCCTGTCTGCTCATTTTTCCAGGATAGGCTCTGCTTTAGCTTATACTGTTTCTGTCTAGGTGAAATGCCCTTATCTCCCTTCTACTGATTTTGTCTTCATTGTAAGGCTCAGATGCTACTTCCCAGGGAATCCTTCCCTGATGTCCCCCAGGGTTT
This is a stretch of genomic DNA from Mustela lutreola isolate mMusLut2 chromosome 12, mMusLut2.pri, whole genome shotgun sequence. It encodes these proteins:
- the SPINK4 gene encoding serine protease inhibitor Kazal-type 4; translation: MAVRSWMVALAVAALLIVDREMPVSATSLISPRMPICEHMEESPVCSQTSNLVCGTDGVTYDNECQICLIRLKTKQDIQIMKDGKC